In Roseibium salinum, a single genomic region encodes these proteins:
- a CDS encoding PLP-dependent aminotransferase family protein, translated as MKRHAGAVLSSIKIDKGAEKKISIQLYMALRDLLLTGTLTPGDRLPATRTLAREIGVSRTTVIDAVDRLISEGLLEARVGAGTFASQALNARLAPKPSPEASDAAAVVPRLSHATRHAIPDFAARSRLPHKSQAFVTALPALDAFPMAQWAKLSARHWRKDRDMIAGYGEPFGFMPLRRAIARQLNASRGIKCDPSQIFITNGAQRAFSLIGGMLVNPGEPIWFENPGAIGARNAFVAIGARPVAVRVDEEGLSVEDGLAKAPHFRLAFVTPSHQQPLGHIMSLSRRLALLKAANEADAMIVEDDYDGEFYYGDQPPPTLKSIDTHGRVIYVGTFSKSLFPALRLGFVLVPEGLVDSFERVCLTWLAGVPTVTQAIVAEFMDEGMFATHIRTMRQLYKHRHDTLMAEAAGLAGEIDLQPASSGFHAIGLLSPDLEEKRIVASAGNHGVTVVPLSRYALGPLAERGIVLGFGSCSADEIRKGIHTLEGILPECRVG; from the coding sequence ATGAAACGGCATGCCGGCGCGGTGCTGTCGTCGATCAAGATCGACAAGGGCGCCGAGAAGAAGATTTCGATCCAGCTCTACATGGCCCTGCGCGACCTGCTTCTGACCGGTACCCTGACCCCCGGCGACAGGCTGCCGGCGACCCGAACGCTTGCCCGGGAAATCGGCGTCTCGCGCACCACGGTGATCGACGCGGTCGACCGGCTGATCTCCGAAGGATTGCTGGAGGCCCGCGTCGGCGCCGGCACTTTTGCCAGCCAGGCGCTCAATGCCCGCCTGGCACCCAAGCCGTCGCCGGAGGCCAGCGACGCGGCGGCGGTCGTGCCGCGCCTGTCGCACGCCACAAGGCATGCGATTCCCGACTTCGCTGCCCGCTCCCGGCTGCCGCATAAGTCCCAGGCCTTTGTCACCGCGCTGCCGGCCCTCGATGCGTTTCCCATGGCGCAATGGGCAAAGCTTTCCGCGCGCCACTGGCGCAAGGACCGTGACATGATCGCCGGTTATGGAGAGCCTTTCGGCTTCATGCCGCTCCGCCGGGCCATCGCCCGCCAGCTCAACGCCTCGCGGGGCATCAAGTGCGATCCGAGCCAGATCTTCATCACCAACGGGGCGCAGCGCGCCTTTTCCCTGATCGGCGGCATGCTGGTCAATCCGGGCGAACCGATCTGGTTCGAGAACCCCGGCGCCATCGGCGCCCGCAACGCCTTTGTCGCCATCGGAGCCCGGCCCGTGGCGGTACGGGTCGACGAAGAGGGCCTCAGCGTCGAGGACGGGCTTGCCAAGGCTCCCCACTTCCGCCTTGCCTTCGTCACGCCCTCGCACCAGCAGCCGCTCGGCCATATCATGAGCCTGTCGCGCCGCCTGGCGCTGCTCAAGGCCGCCAACGAGGCCGATGCCATGATCGTGGAAGACGATTATGACGGCGAGTTCTACTATGGCGACCAGCCGCCGCCGACGCTGAAAAGCATCGACACCCATGGCCGCGTGATCTATGTCGGCACGTTTTCGAAATCCCTGTTTCCGGCCCTCAGGCTGGGTTTCGTCCTGGTACCGGAAGGTCTGGTGGACAGTTTCGAACGCGTCTGCCTCACCTGGCTGGCGGGTGTTCCGACTGTCACCCAGGCGATCGTCGCCGAGTTCATGGACGAGGGCATGTTCGCCACGCACATCCGCACCATGCGCCAGCTCTACAAGCACCGCCACGACACGCTGATGGCGGAAGCGGCCGGTCTTGCCGGCGAAATCGACCTGCAGCCGGCCAGCAGCGGTTTTCACGCGATCGGATTGCTCTCCCCCGACCTTGAGGAAAAGAGGATCGTTGCCAGCGCCGGCAATCACGGCGTCACCGTCGTGCCGCTGTCGCGCTACGCGCTCGGACCGCTTGCAGAGCGCGGCATCGTTCTGGGCTTCGGCAGCTGCTCGGCGGACGAGATCCGGAAAGGCATCCACACCCTGGAAGGGATACTGCCGGAATGCCGGGTTGGCTAG
- a CDS encoding mandelate racemase/muconate lactonizing enzyme family protein, which translates to MKIQSIETFTDEFVCFVRVTSDSGATGWGQVAPYYADITAQVVHRQVAPYALGEDAFDVERLMDIIPEREHKFPGSYLRRAMGGLDTALFDLRGKVEGKPVCALLGGTPGRVRAYGSSMKRDITPKDEADRLKRLQDRHGFDAFKFRIGRECGRDQDEWSGRTEEIVPTMRKAFDDGTALLVDANSCYSPARAIEVGRFLQDNGICHYEEPCPYWHYDQTRKVSDALEIDVAGGEQDCSLVDWKRMIDERVVDVIQPDICYLGGMVRTMKVARMAHEAGIPCTPHAANLSLVTLFTMHLLRSIPNAGRYLEFSIEEEDYYPWQYGLFVSSPYEIADGHVTVTDAPGWGGEINPEWLAKSAYKISSREL; encoded by the coding sequence ATGAAAATCCAATCCATAGAGACATTTACCGATGAATTCGTCTGCTTCGTCCGGGTAACTTCGGACAGCGGCGCCACCGGTTGGGGTCAGGTTGCGCCCTATTATGCGGACATTACCGCGCAAGTGGTCCACCGGCAGGTTGCGCCCTACGCCCTGGGCGAGGACGCCTTCGATGTGGAACGCCTGATGGACATCATCCCGGAGCGCGAGCACAAGTTTCCGGGCTCCTATCTCCGGCGGGCCATGGGCGGGCTCGATACGGCGCTGTTCGATCTGCGCGGCAAGGTGGAAGGCAAGCCTGTGTGCGCGCTGCTTGGCGGCACGCCCGGCCGGGTGCGGGCGTATGGCTCGTCGATGAAGCGGGACATTACGCCGAAGGACGAAGCGGACCGGCTCAAGAGGCTCCAGGATCGCCACGGCTTCGATGCCTTCAAGTTCCGGATCGGCCGGGAATGCGGCCGCGACCAGGACGAATGGTCCGGCCGCACCGAAGAGATCGTGCCAACGATGCGCAAGGCGTTTGACGACGGCACCGCGCTGCTGGTGGACGCCAATTCCTGCTATTCGCCGGCCAGGGCCATCGAAGTCGGCAGGTTCCTGCAGGACAACGGCATCTGTCATTACGAGGAACCCTGCCCCTATTGGCACTACGACCAGACCCGGAAGGTGAGCGATGCGCTGGAGATCGATGTGGCCGGCGGCGAGCAGGACTGTTCGCTGGTCGACTGGAAGCGCATGATCGACGAGCGCGTGGTCGACGTCATCCAGCCCGATATCTGTTATCTCGGCGGCATGGTGCGCACAATGAAGGTGGCGCGGATGGCCCATGAAGCCGGAATTCCGTGCACGCCGCACGCCGCCAACCTGTCTCTCGTCACCCTCTTCACGATGCACCTTCTCCGGTCGATCCCGAATGCAGGCAGGTATCTGGAATTCTCGATCGAGGAAGAGGACTATTACCCCTGGCAATACGGGCTCTTCGTCTCCTCCCCTTATGAAATCGCCGATGGCCACGTCACGGTGACCGACGCGCCCGGCTGGGGTGGCGAGATCAATCCCGAGTGGCTGGCGAAATCCGCTTACAAGATCAGCTCCCGGGAACTCTGA
- a CDS encoding aldehyde dehydrogenase family protein, with protein sequence MANASDLIAEYRSTGTLAALPLGHFIDGAFCRPSHNRTLESFDPGRGEAFARFTAGTADDVDQAVQSARKAFDTVWRDMAPVERARILQRASHLILENLDLLAVTESLDSGKPLQEALGDVRGAARTFEYYAGACDKLQGDSFPLGPNYIGYTIHEPVGVTAHIIPWNFPISTAARGIAPALAAGCAVLAKPAEQTPFTALLLARLLSDAGLPDGVCNVVTGTGPDAGAPLTTHPGVNHITFTGSVQTGRAVMKSAAEEITRVVLELGGKSPVVVLGDCDREQALAGVLGAIFENAGQICSAGSRLVIEKSIHDDFVEELCRRTKALKTGHGLDRPDVGPVNSAEHLAKIAGFVDRARGRGADILTGGSVTQDPATGKGWFFEPTIIDKVAAHDELAQEEIFGPVLTVQVADDADHALALANDCRYGLVAGIYTSDFARAHQLAREIDAGQIFINEYFAGGIEVPFGGNKKSGFGREKGLEGLKSYCKTKSIAARIA encoded by the coding sequence ATGGCAAACGCAAGCGACCTGATCGCCGAATACAGGTCAACCGGCACGCTCGCGGCGTTGCCACTCGGCCACTTTATCGACGGTGCGTTTTGCCGCCCGTCCCATAACCGGACCCTGGAGAGTTTCGACCCCGGTCGGGGCGAAGCGTTCGCGCGCTTTACCGCAGGGACGGCAGACGACGTCGACCAGGCCGTGCAGTCCGCCCGCAAGGCCTTTGACACCGTCTGGCGGGACATGGCGCCGGTCGAACGGGCGCGGATCCTGCAGCGGGCGTCACACCTGATTCTGGAAAATCTCGACCTTCTCGCGGTCACCGAAAGCCTCGACAGCGGCAAGCCGCTGCAGGAGGCCCTTGGCGACGTGCGCGGCGCCGCGCGGACCTTCGAATATTATGCGGGGGCCTGCGACAAGCTGCAGGGCGACAGCTTTCCGCTCGGCCCGAACTACATCGGCTACACTATTCACGAACCGGTGGGCGTCACCGCGCATATCATCCCGTGGAATTTTCCGATCTCCACGGCGGCGCGTGGGATTGCACCGGCGCTTGCAGCCGGCTGCGCGGTGCTGGCCAAGCCTGCCGAACAGACGCCGTTCACCGCCTTGCTGCTGGCAAGGCTCCTGAGCGACGCCGGACTGCCGGACGGGGTCTGCAACGTCGTCACGGGAACCGGTCCGGACGCCGGGGCGCCGCTGACCACTCATCCGGGCGTCAACCACATCACCTTCACCGGCTCGGTCCAGACCGGCCGCGCGGTGATGAAGAGTGCAGCAGAAGAGATTACCCGCGTGGTGCTGGAGCTTGGAGGCAAGTCTCCGGTGGTGGTGCTGGGCGACTGCGACAGGGAGCAGGCGCTGGCCGGAGTGCTCGGCGCGATCTTCGAAAATGCCGGCCAGATCTGTTCCGCCGGTTCACGGCTGGTGATCGAAAAATCCATTCACGATGACTTCGTCGAAGAGCTCTGCCGCAGGACAAAGGCCTTGAAGACGGGCCACGGTCTCGACCGGCCGGATGTCGGTCCGGTCAATTCCGCGGAGCATCTGGCGAAGATTGCCGGGTTCGTCGACCGGGCCCGTGGCCGCGGCGCCGATATCCTCACCGGCGGGTCCGTCACGCAGGATCCGGCGACCGGCAAGGGCTGGTTCTTCGAACCGACGATCATCGACAAGGTCGCCGCCCATGACGAACTGGCGCAGGAGGAAATCTTCGGGCCGGTCCTGACCGTCCAGGTGGCCGACGATGCCGACCATGCGCTGGCGCTCGCCAACGACTGCCGTTACGGGCTGGTTGCCGGCATCTACACCTCGGATTTCGCAAGGGCCCATCAGTTGGCGCGCGAGATCGACGCTGGCCAGATCTTCATCAACGAATATTTCGCCGGCGGCATCGAGGTGCCGTTCGGCGGCAACAAGAAATCCGGTTTCGGCCGGGAAAAGGGCCTGGAGGGCCTCAAGAGCTACTGCAAGACCAAGAGCATCGCCGCGAGGATAGCCTGA
- a CDS encoding translocation/assembly module TamB domain-containing protein — MVQLDVAVEAPESIFVRGRGVDARLGGSVRLTGSAASIEPVGAFNLVRGRLEVLGRRIVFDEGRVTLVGDLDPFIYFVASTEGGDVAVFINVQGRLSDVNISFSSEPRLPEDEVLARLLFGRGLAELSPAQIGRLALAAAELAGGAETPLLASLQNAIGLDNLDVITGPEGGVGVGAGRYISDNVYLGAELGAEGNTRATINLDITPNLKARGAVGADGSSEIGIFFERDY; from the coding sequence GTGGTTCAGCTCGACGTCGCGGTAGAGGCACCGGAAAGTATCTTCGTGCGCGGCCGCGGCGTCGATGCAAGGCTCGGCGGCTCGGTGCGCCTGACCGGGTCTGCGGCGTCAATCGAGCCGGTGGGCGCATTCAACCTGGTCCGAGGCCGGCTGGAGGTTCTCGGCCGCCGCATCGTCTTTGACGAAGGACGCGTCACCCTGGTGGGCGACCTCGACCCCTTCATCTATTTCGTCGCCTCGACCGAAGGGGGCGACGTCGCCGTCTTCATCAACGTTCAGGGCCGGCTTTCGGACGTCAATATCAGCTTCTCCTCCGAGCCCCGGCTGCCGGAGGACGAAGTGCTGGCACGGCTGCTTTTCGGACGCGGTCTGGCGGAACTGTCACCAGCCCAGATAGGCCGGCTGGCCCTGGCGGCCGCCGAGCTTGCCGGCGGCGCGGAGACGCCCCTGCTCGCCAGCCTGCAAAACGCCATCGGACTGGACAATCTTGACGTCATTACAGGTCCCGAAGGCGGTGTCGGCGTGGGTGCCGGACGCTACATAAGCGACAATGTCTACCTCGGCGCCGAGCTTGGGGCAGAGGGCAACACGCGCGCCACGATCAACCTGGACATCACCCCCAATCTCAAGGCCCGCGGCGCCGTCGGGGCGGACGGGTCGTCGGAGATCGGAATTTTCTTCGAGCGGGATTACTAG
- a CDS encoding translocation/assembly module TamB domain-containing protein gives MTRILIALAFLNLGFPATAQETPEEERSRFLSFVENRLSTPNRSIRIRNIQGVLSSEATIGEITIADHEGVWLRIQGVTIDWNRSALILRQRLDVERLAAETIEMLRMPLPDPGLPAPEAGTFTVPELPISIDLGQLEVERLSFEDNVFGLAATVSLEGSLRLEDGTLDAALEVVRLDGPGGQLTLEANYANETQALDINLAVSEPANGMIVNLLDIPGNPPLSLTAAGSGPIDNFDLDISLQAAGEPAADGQVQLRGRDDGLAFTADLSGSIEQLIQEPYRAFFGAQTSLSASGVALNSGAFLLDNLTLASAALQLQAAAETGVDGFLQSLDLDATIGEAGESKVILPVPGGDVSVRSTRLGVVFGKAAGGMWTATLDVVDLATGTFSAQNLSLEAGGEAQNLSQPQQRRITFRADGAMTGISAERPELADALGDRIAIALEGGWQAGAPVMLDSATLSAEAFSLLLAGRIVDYAFLGDIALQAGSIAPFSGLAGRELSGSADLEASGEVRPLTGAFDLRLDGQASDVEVGVAALDSLLAGTTRTTGRIARGPDGIAAENLRIANERVEITADGSFASDAADITFGVDLQDLALITDRATGRLTASGRALGAGGLIDLKFDASVPNGALAGKELGDGQLTFEGTLQDGDLNGDVTGAGGVGGIPVDLGAKVALAEDERSLREIEVTAGRARLTGEVVQGREGLLDGRLDLDAEDISTLAALALVDATGSVNAEILLNAADSEQRAEIIATASDIRAEGITIGSAGIEATATDIFGVPGLEGTVSATEASAFGVEVDRAEATATLAGETTDFSANALLKNGTAASVSGALVPEDGGFELRIDTFDLSQAGIGLELVQPAVFEVRGEEISFDAVALNLGEGRLRASGKIGRAFDVSLDVEEVPLSLANTVRPDLGLGGTVSGNAQVTGMRTQPQITFEMQGRQISAALLENAGVSSVAVDAAGRTVGGNLQVDASARSPQGLSVTADGRIPTTADGELSLDVLATAPLALAERFVADRGMRLTGTASFDGSITGTLAEPDINGAVTTSGVRLFDPTTGVRLSGANLSATIADRTIRISSASATVAAGGRIGVTGSIGIRPEAGFPVDLRVELSEARYVDRELVAATLSGTLTLTGQLRRDPLLAGRVVIDRAEVIVPSHIAGRAATVEVIHRNPPPAVRRTLQKARAAEGSPVPGRARAWFSSTSR, from the coding sequence TTGACACGAATTCTCATCGCACTGGCTTTCCTCAATCTGGGCTTTCCCGCCACTGCGCAGGAAACGCCGGAGGAAGAGCGTTCGCGCTTTCTGTCTTTCGTGGAGAACCGGCTTTCGACTCCGAACCGCAGCATCCGCATCAGGAACATTCAGGGCGTCCTGTCCTCCGAAGCGACGATCGGCGAGATTACCATCGCGGACCACGAAGGCGTCTGGCTGCGCATTCAGGGCGTGACGATCGACTGGAACCGCTCCGCGCTTATCCTGCGCCAGCGGCTCGACGTGGAACGGCTGGCGGCGGAAACGATCGAGATGCTCCGCATGCCGTTGCCCGATCCCGGGCTTCCCGCGCCCGAGGCGGGGACATTCACGGTTCCGGAACTGCCGATCTCGATCGATCTCGGTCAACTGGAGGTCGAAAGGCTCAGCTTCGAGGACAATGTCTTCGGACTTGCCGCCACCGTCTCATTGGAAGGCAGCCTTCGCCTTGAGGACGGCACGCTGGATGCGGCTCTCGAGGTGGTACGGCTCGACGGTCCGGGAGGACAGCTGACTCTCGAGGCGAACTATGCAAACGAGACGCAGGCCCTCGACATCAACCTGGCTGTGTCAGAGCCCGCCAACGGCATGATCGTCAATCTGCTCGACATTCCCGGAAATCCGCCGCTGTCGCTGACGGCCGCGGGCTCGGGCCCGATCGACAACTTCGATCTGGACATATCGCTGCAAGCGGCCGGCGAGCCTGCGGCAGACGGCCAGGTGCAGCTCCGGGGGCGTGACGACGGGCTGGCCTTCACGGCGGATCTTTCAGGCTCGATCGAGCAACTCATTCAGGAGCCCTATCGTGCGTTCTTCGGCGCGCAAACGTCGCTTTCCGCTTCCGGCGTGGCTCTCAACAGCGGCGCTTTCCTGCTCGACAACCTGACGCTCGCAAGCGCCGCCCTGCAGCTCCAGGCCGCAGCGGAGACAGGGGTCGACGGTTTCCTGCAGAGCCTCGATCTGGACGCCACCATCGGCGAGGCCGGCGAAAGCAAGGTCATCCTGCCGGTCCCCGGCGGGGACGTCTCCGTACGCTCGACGCGGCTGGGAGTGGTCTTCGGCAAGGCTGCGGGCGGAATGTGGACCGCCACGCTGGACGTTGTGGACCTGGCGACCGGCACCTTTTCGGCCCAAAACCTGTCGCTTGAAGCCGGAGGGGAGGCGCAGAACCTCTCGCAGCCTCAGCAGCGGCGCATCACCTTCCGGGCCGACGGCGCCATGACCGGCATATCGGCGGAACGGCCCGAACTCGCCGACGCGCTCGGAGACCGTATCGCAATTGCGCTCGAAGGCGGGTGGCAGGCCGGCGCACCGGTCATGCTCGACAGCGCCACATTGTCTGCCGAGGCATTTTCTCTCTTGCTCGCCGGCCGGATTGTCGATTACGCCTTCCTCGGGGACATCGCCCTCCAAGCCGGCAGCATCGCGCCATTCTCCGGCCTCGCGGGACGTGAACTCTCCGGCAGCGCCGACCTGGAGGCGAGCGGCGAGGTCCGCCCGCTCACAGGTGCTTTCGACCTGAGACTTGACGGGCAGGCGAGCGATGTGGAAGTCGGCGTTGCCGCGCTCGACAGCCTGCTTGCCGGCACCACCCGCACCACGGGCCGGATCGCCCGCGGGCCTGACGGGATTGCCGCGGAGAACCTTCGCATCGCCAATGAACGCGTCGAGATCACCGCGGACGGCAGCTTCGCCTCCGATGCGGCGGACATCACGTTCGGCGTGGATCTGCAGGACCTCGCACTCATTACCGACCGGGCAACGGGGCGGCTGACCGCGAGTGGCCGTGCCCTGGGCGCCGGCGGCCTCATCGACCTCAAATTCGACGCATCCGTGCCGAACGGCGCACTGGCCGGCAAGGAGCTGGGCGATGGACAGCTGACCTTCGAAGGAACGCTCCAGGACGGAGACCTGAACGGGGACGTGACCGGTGCCGGGGGCGTCGGCGGGATACCGGTCGATCTGGGAGCGAAGGTCGCGCTCGCCGAGGACGAGCGAAGCTTGAGGGAAATCGAGGTCACGGCCGGGCGGGCGCGGCTGACCGGCGAGGTCGTACAGGGCCGCGAAGGATTGCTTGACGGCCGACTTGACCTCGATGCCGAAGACATCTCCACGCTCGCCGCCCTCGCGCTCGTCGATGCGACGGGATCGGTCAACGCCGAGATCCTCCTGAATGCCGCCGACAGCGAGCAACGCGCCGAAATCATCGCGACCGCCAGCGATATCCGTGCGGAGGGGATCACGATCGGAAGCGCCGGGATCGAGGCGACCGCGACGGATATCTTCGGCGTGCCCGGGCTGGAAGGAACCGTTTCCGCAACGGAGGCGTCAGCCTTCGGCGTCGAGGTCGACAGGGCCGAGGCGACCGCCACGCTGGCCGGTGAGACGACCGACTTCTCCGCCAACGCGCTGCTCAAGAACGGCACGGCGGCTTCCGTGAGCGGTGCGCTCGTTCCCGAAGACGGCGGGTTCGAGCTGAGGATCGACACGTTCGATCTCTCCCAGGCAGGGATCGGGCTTGAACTCGTTCAGCCGGCGGTGTTCGAGGTCAGGGGCGAGGAAATCTCGTTCGACGCCGTTGCGCTCAACCTGGGCGAGGGCCGGCTGCGCGCAAGCGGAAAGATCGGCCGCGCTTTCGACGTATCGCTGGATGTGGAAGAGGTGCCGCTCTCCCTCGCCAATACGGTCCGCCCCGATCTCGGCCTTGGCGGCACGGTCAGCGGAAATGCGCAAGTCACGGGAATGCGCACGCAGCCTCAGATCACATTCGAGATGCAGGGCCGGCAGATCTCGGCAGCCCTCCTTGAGAACGCCGGCGTCTCCTCCGTCGCGGTCGATGCCGCAGGCCGCACCGTCGGCGGCAACCTGCAGGTCGACGCCAGCGCGAGGAGCCCACAGGGACTTTCGGTCACTGCGGACGGACGCATTCCGACGACGGCGGATGGAGAACTCTCCCTGGACGTCTTGGCGACGGCGCCGCTGGCGCTCGCCGAGCGTTTCGTGGCTGACCGGGGAATGCGGCTGACCGGTACCGCATCCTTTGACGGCAGCATCACGGGAACCCTTGCTGAACCGGATATCAACGGGGCGGTCACCACGTCCGGGGTGCGCCTGTTCGACCCTACCACGGGCGTTCGCCTCTCCGGCGCCAACCTGTCGGCAACAATCGCCGACAGAACGATCAGGATCAGCAGTGCCTCGGCCACGGTGGCGGCCGGCGGCAGAATAGGAGTGACCGGCTCCATCGGAATCCGGCCGGAGGCGGGCTTTCCGGTTGACCTTCGGGTCGAGCTTAGCGAGGCGCGCTATGTCGATCGTGAGCTGGTCGCCGCCACGCTCAGCGGTACGCTGACCCTGACGGGGCAGCTGAGACGCGATCCGCTGCTCGCCGGACGTGTCGTCATCGACCGCGCGGAGGTTATCGTGCCGTCCCATATCGCCGGCCGCGCAGCGACCGTTGAGGTCATTCATCGCAATCCGCCGCCGGCGGTGCGCCGCACGCTGCAGAAGGCCCGGGCCGCGGAGGGCTCTCCGGTCCCCGGGCGCGCCCGAGCGTGGTTCAGCTCGACGTCGCGGTAG
- a CDS encoding SDR family oxidoreductase: MNPSLFDLSGKRALITGSSQGIGYALARGLAQAGAEIVLNGRNPEKLAAAGSQLRSEGFTVHELVFDVTDHEGVRSAVDDFEAATGPIDILVNNAGMQHRTPLEDFPADAFERLLQTNIASVFHVGQAVARHMIKRGEGKIVNICSVQTALARPGIAPYTATKGAVANLTKGMATDWAKYGLQCNGLAPGYFDTPLNAALVNDPEFSAWLAKRTPAGRWGKVEELVGACVFLSSMASSFVNGTTIFVDGGISASL, encoded by the coding sequence ATGAACCCGTCCCTGTTCGACCTGTCCGGCAAACGGGCACTGATCACCGGTTCATCGCAAGGGATCGGCTATGCCCTTGCACGCGGTCTGGCGCAGGCCGGTGCCGAAATCGTCCTGAATGGCCGCAACCCGGAAAAACTCGCTGCCGCAGGCTCGCAGCTCCGGTCCGAGGGGTTTACCGTTCACGAGCTGGTGTTCGACGTGACCGATCACGAGGGAGTGCGTTCGGCGGTGGATGACTTCGAGGCGGCGACGGGTCCGATCGACATCCTGGTCAACAATGCCGGCATGCAACACCGCACCCCGCTGGAGGATTTTCCGGCCGACGCCTTCGAGCGTCTTCTTCAGACGAATATTGCTTCGGTCTTTCATGTCGGACAGGCGGTCGCGCGGCACATGATCAAGCGCGGAGAGGGAAAAATCGTCAATATCTGTTCCGTACAGACCGCATTGGCGCGGCCCGGCATCGCGCCTTACACGGCAACCAAGGGGGCCGTGGCAAACCTGACCAAGGGAATGGCGACGGACTGGGCGAAATACGGGCTGCAATGCAACGGCCTCGCGCCCGGCTATTTCGATACGCCGCTCAACGCGGCCCTGGTGAATGATCCGGAATTCAGTGCATGGCTGGCGAAACGAACGCCCGCCGGTCGTTGGGGCAAGGTGGAGGAACTGGTCGGCGCCTGCGTTTTCCTGTCCTCAATGGCGTCTTCCTTCGTCAACGGGACGACCATCTTCGTCGACGGCGGTATTTCCGCGTCGCTGTGA
- a CDS encoding CBS domain-containing protein, which translates to MTTVRHILDTKGHEVHSVHLEDTVEDAIRMMAEKEIGAVLVMENQRPVGIFSERHYARDVFLKGRTSPTTPLRDVMERNLIYVAPDQTAEACMALMTDKQIRHLPVLQKGRLLGIISMGDLLKSIIADREFNIEQLVHYMQGSKM; encoded by the coding sequence ATGACGACGGTCCGACACATCCTCGATACGAAGGGCCACGAGGTCCATAGCGTTCACCTGGAAGATACGGTCGAAGACGCCATCCGGATGATGGCGGAGAAAGAGATTGGCGCGGTGCTGGTCATGGAGAACCAGCGCCCGGTCGGCATCTTCTCCGAGCGCCATTATGCCCGTGACGTGTTTCTGAAGGGACGAACCTCGCCGACAACGCCCCTGCGCGACGTCATGGAAAGAAACCTGATCTATGTCGCACCGGACCAGACCGCCGAAGCCTGCATGGCGCTGATGACCGACAAGCAGATCCGCCACCTGCCGGTCCTTCAGAAGGGCAGGCTGCTCGGCATCATCTCCATGGGCGACCTCCTCAAGAGCATCATCGCCGACAGAGAGTTCAACATCGAGCAGCTCGTGCATTACATGCAGGGCTCGAAGATGTAG
- a CDS encoding glycine cleavage T C-terminal barrel domain-containing protein, which yields MAQSGDFGFGTQIRKSPFFDATVRWGAEAFSVYNHMYIPRDFGDPEQNFWNLVNDAILCDVAVERQVEITGPDAAEFTQMLTPRDLSKMAVGQCKYILVTNAEGGILNDPILLRLADNHFWMSLADSDILLWAQGVALHSGMDVTIREPDVSPLQLQGPKSGEVMQALFGETIMDLRYYWLREVELDGIPLVVSRTGWSSELGYELYLRDGSRGDELWEKIMAAGEPFGLKPGHTSTIRRIEGGMLSYRADADIDTNPYELGLDRLVNLDMEAAFIGKDALRRIRQEGVSRKQVGLIIDGPPLKGPNTTFWPVNMDEAAIGKVTSAIYSPRLEQNIALAMVSADHAVAGTETEVVTGSGPTRATIVERPFYDPKKTLAAV from the coding sequence ATGGCGCAATCAGGCGACTTCGGCTTCGGCACACAGATCCGCAAATCCCCCTTTTTCGACGCAACGGTCCGCTGGGGCGCCGAGGCGTTCTCCGTGTACAATCACATGTACATCCCGCGCGATTTCGGCGATCCGGAACAGAATTTCTGGAACCTGGTGAACGACGCGATCCTGTGCGATGTGGCGGTCGAACGCCAGGTCGAGATCACGGGGCCGGATGCGGCCGAATTCACCCAGATGCTGACCCCGCGCGACCTGTCGAAAATGGCCGTCGGGCAATGCAAGTACATCCTGGTCACCAACGCGGAGGGCGGCATCCTCAACGATCCGATCCTGCTGCGCCTGGCGGACAACCATTTCTGGATGTCGCTGGCCGACAGCGACATCCTTCTCTGGGCACAAGGGGTTGCCTTGCATTCGGGCATGGATGTCACGATCCGCGAACCGGACGTCTCGCCACTGCAGTTGCAGGGCCCGAAATCCGGGGAGGTGATGCAAGCGCTCTTTGGCGAAACCATCATGGACCTGCGCTATTACTGGCTGCGCGAAGTGGAACTGGACGGTATTCCGCTGGTCGTGTCCCGCACCGGATGGTCCAGCGAACTGGGTTACGAGCTTTACCTGCGGGACGGATCGCGCGGCGACGAATTGTGGGAAAAGATCATGGCGGCGGGTGAGCCATTTGGCCTGAAGCCCGGCCACACGTCGACGATCCGCCGCATCGAAGGCGGGATGCTGTCCTATCGCGCGGACGCGGACATCGACACGAACCCTTACGAACTGGGGCTCGACCGGCTGGTGAACCTCGACATGGAGGCCGCCTTTATCGGCAAGGACGCGCTGCGGCGTATCCGGCAGGAAGGCGTGAGCCGCAAGCAGGTGGGCCTGATCATCGATGGCCCGCCGCTGAAAGGACCCAATACCACGTTCTGGCCCGTCAATATGGATGAGGCCGCCATCGGCAAGGTCACCTCGGCGATCTATTCGCCGCGGCTCGAACAGAACATCGCCCTGGCGATGGTCTCGGCGGACCATGCCGTTGCCGGCACGGAAACCGAAGTCGTCACCGGTTCCGGTCCCACCCGGGCCACGATCGTCGAGCGGCCGTTCTACGACCCCAAGAAGACGCTCGCCGCGGTCTGA